One window from the genome of Pseudoalteromonas sp. '520P1 No. 423' encodes:
- the cmk gene encoding (d)CMP kinase, whose translation MQPVSPVVTVDGPSGAGKGTVCRLLAEKLGWDVLDSGAIYRVLALAAIHHQISEDNEDALVPLAANLDVQFLIDSETSSSKIVLEGEDVTKRIRNEEVGAVASKIAALPRVREALLRRQRAFKTENGLIADGRDMGTVVFPDAQFKLYITASAEERANRRFLELKRTDDSVKIDAILADIKARDERDMNRSIAPLVPSEDAIVVDTTKMNAKQVFEHVYDLYTQALIAR comes from the coding sequence ATGCAACCAGTCTCACCAGTCGTCACAGTAGATGGTCCAAGTGGCGCAGGAAAAGGAACAGTTTGCCGTTTGTTAGCGGAAAAACTTGGTTGGGATGTATTGGATAGTGGTGCGATTTATCGTGTTTTAGCACTTGCTGCAATTCATCATCAAATTTCAGAAGATAACGAAGATGCATTAGTACCATTAGCTGCAAATTTAGATGTACAATTTTTAATTGATAGTGAAACGAGTTCTAGTAAAATCGTACTAGAAGGCGAAGATGTTACTAAACGTATCAGAAATGAAGAAGTAGGGGCTGTCGCCTCTAAAATAGCAGCATTGCCTCGTGTAAGAGAAGCACTATTAAGACGTCAACGCGCTTTTAAAACTGAAAATGGTTTAATCGCTGATGGTCGAGATATGGGCACTGTTGTGTTTCCAGATGCACAATTTAAACTTTATATCACAGCTTCAGCCGAAGAACGTGCAAATCGCCGTTTTCTAGAGTTGAAGCGAACTGATGATAGTGTTAAAATTGATGCTATATTAGCCGATATCAAAGCACGTGATGAGCGCGATATGAATCGCAGTATTGCACCTTTGGTTCCATCTGAAGATGCAATTGTAGTTGATACAACTAAAATGAATGCAAAACAAGTATTCGAACATGTATATGATTTATATACTCAAGCACTTATTGCACGATAA
- the rpsA gene encoding 30S ribosomal protein S1 codes for MSENFAQLFEESLQGFEAQQGSIVKGTVISIENNIVLVDAGLKSESAIPAEQFKNNAGELEVAVGDEVDVALDAIEDGFGETILSREKAKRHEAWIRLEKACEEQETVTGIINGKVKGGFTVEVDTIRAFLPGSLVDVRPVRDTTHLEHKELEFKVIKLDQKRNNVVVSRRAVIESENSHEREELLANLVEGQEVKGIVKNLTDYGAFVDLGGVDGLLHITDMAWKRVKHPSEIVNVGDEILVKVLKFDKEKTRVSLGLKQLGEDPWSAIAGRYPEGSKLTGRVTNLTDYGCFVEIQEGVEGLVHVSEMDWTNKNIHPSKVVSLEDVVEVMVLEIDEERRRISLGLKQCKANPWQEFARLQVKGDQVTGKIKSITDFGIFIGLDGGIDGLVHLSDISWNVPGEEAVRDYKKGDEISAVVLQVDPERERISLGVKQIDADPFNNFLDLNKKGAILTGKVTAVDAKGATVELVEGVEGYVRVADIAVERVEDATTVVSVGAELETKLMGVDRKNRTISLSVKALTQAEEKEVLEKLKKEEPEFENAMAAAFKNAKS; via the coding sequence ATGTCAGAAAATTTTGCACAGTTATTTGAAGAAAGCTTACAAGGTTTTGAAGCTCAACAGGGTTCTATCGTTAAAGGTACAGTTATTTCAATTGAAAATAACATCGTACTTGTTGACGCTGGTCTTAAATCTGAAAGCGCAATTCCTGCCGAGCAATTCAAAAACAATGCTGGTGAATTAGAAGTTGCTGTTGGCGACGAAGTAGATGTAGCGTTAGACGCAATTGAAGATGGCTTCGGTGAGACAATCCTTTCTCGTGAGAAAGCGAAACGTCATGAAGCTTGGATCCGTCTAGAAAAAGCATGTGAAGAGCAAGAAACTGTTACTGGTATTATCAACGGTAAAGTTAAAGGTGGTTTCACTGTTGAAGTTGACACTATTCGTGCATTCCTACCTGGTTCATTAGTTGATGTGCGTCCAGTACGTGATACTACTCACCTTGAGCATAAAGAACTAGAATTTAAAGTTATCAAACTTGATCAAAAACGTAATAACGTTGTTGTATCTCGTCGCGCAGTTATTGAGTCTGAAAATTCTCATGAGCGTGAAGAGCTTCTAGCTAACCTTGTTGAAGGCCAAGAAGTTAAAGGTATCGTTAAGAACCTTACAGATTACGGTGCATTCGTAGATCTTGGTGGTGTTGACGGTCTTTTACATATCACAGATATGGCTTGGAAACGTGTTAAACACCCATCAGAAATCGTTAACGTTGGTGATGAAATCTTAGTTAAAGTACTTAAGTTTGATAAAGAGAAAACTCGTGTTTCTCTAGGTCTTAAGCAACTTGGCGAAGATCCATGGTCAGCAATCGCTGGTCGTTACCCAGAAGGTTCTAAACTTACTGGTCGTGTAACTAACCTAACTGATTACGGTTGTTTCGTTGAAATCCAAGAAGGCGTTGAAGGTTTAGTACACGTTTCTGAAATGGATTGGACTAACAAAAACATCCACCCTTCTAAAGTTGTAAGCTTAGAAGACGTTGTTGAAGTTATGGTTCTTGAAATTGACGAAGAACGTCGTCGTATTTCTTTAGGCCTTAAACAGTGTAAAGCTAACCCTTGGCAAGAATTTGCTCGTCTACAAGTTAAAGGCGATCAAGTTACTGGTAAGATCAAATCTATCACTGATTTCGGTATCTTTATCGGTCTTGACGGTGGCATCGACGGTCTTGTTCACTTATCTGACATTTCTTGGAATGTACCTGGTGAAGAAGCAGTTCGTGATTACAAGAAAGGCGATGAGATTTCAGCTGTAGTACTACAAGTTGACCCTGAGCGTGAGCGTATTTCATTAGGCGTTAAGCAAATTGATGCTGACCCGTTCAATAACTTCCTGGATCTAAACAAGAAAGGTGCTATCCTTACTGGTAAAGTAACAGCTGTAGACGCTAAAGGTGCTACTGTTGAGCTTGTTGAAGGCGTAGAAGGTTATGTACGTGTTGCTGATATCGCTGTTGAGCGTGTTGAAGATGCAACTACAGTTGTTTCTGTAGGCGCTGAGTTAGAAACTAAACTAATGGGCGTTGATCGTAAGAACCGTACAATCAGCCTTTCAGTTAAAGCGCTTACTCAAGCTGAAGAGAAAGAAGTTTTAGAAAAACTTAAGAAAGAAGAGCCAGAGTTCGAAAACGCTATGGCTGCAGCATTTAAAAATGCTAAATCTTAA
- the ihfB gene encoding integration host factor subunit beta has product MTKSELIEQLSEQHAHLPVKDVENSVKEILELMADSLAESDRIEIRGFGSFSLHYRAPRLGRNPKTGDTVDLDGKYVPHFKPGKELRDRVNASIAS; this is encoded by the coding sequence ATGACTAAGTCTGAACTTATTGAGCAATTGTCAGAGCAGCATGCACATTTACCTGTAAAAGACGTAGAAAATTCAGTTAAAGAAATTTTAGAGCTTATGGCTGATTCATTAGCTGAGTCTGATAGAATTGAAATCCGTGGCTTTGGTAGTTTTTCTCTTCATTACCGTGCACCTCGCTTAGGACGTAATCCTAAAACGGGTGATACTGTAGATTTAGATGGAAAGTACGTACCCCATTTTAAACCGGGTAAAGAATTAAGAGACCGTGTTAATGCAAGCATTGCGTCTTAG
- a CDS encoding lipopolysaccharide assembly protein LapA domain-containing protein, translated as MFRVVKILSLLSFLFLAFVLGSQNPQLIKINYILASAKLPLAVVISICFITGVAAGTLISFKLFTTLKWQNFRLKSSNKKLISEKEI; from the coding sequence TTGTTTCGAGTAGTAAAAATACTCTCTTTATTAAGCTTTTTGTTTTTAGCATTTGTACTGGGTTCCCAAAATCCACAATTAATAAAGATAAATTATATTCTAGCTAGTGCTAAACTGCCTTTAGCCGTTGTAATTAGTATTTGTTTTATAACAGGCGTTGCTGCTGGTACACTTATCAGCTTTAAGTTGTTTACAACTTTAAAATGGCAAAATTTCCGTTTGAAATCTAGCAATAAAAAGCTCATCTCAGAAAAAGAAATTTAA
- a CDS encoding tetratricopeptide repeat protein, whose product MIELLFLLLPVAAGYGYIMGKNSARSKAHEQNRQITSEYSKGLKFLLDREEDQGLEHLINLLEVSADSVEHYLTLAIMFRRRGEFDRAIKIHELLLEQANLNPKVTTSILIELAQDYIMAGLLDCAEKHLLELVVRAEPKAIELLFDLYLQTKEWQKGISLYEQNGSLFTKHKLKVAVANFYCEQSIIIEKPKLMRKVLGLESGVIRPLYELGKAAFNREDYVKAISYWRDLLIQSPNYVPLFIDNLELCYYQLGLNDQYEALLEQEVSRGGVLIKIKYCRILVKNNRLDEAVKFLTKSLKKEPNIRGFSYLLELITSQNTDIKTIIHQVNELVQSYIATKSEFQCTHCGFNSHTIYWSCPSCKHWETIIPSRGLDGF is encoded by the coding sequence ATGATAGAGCTATTATTTTTACTCTTGCCCGTTGCTGCAGGCTACGGTTATATTATGGGTAAAAATAGTGCCAGATCTAAAGCCCATGAACAAAACCGACAAATAACCTCCGAATATAGTAAAGGTTTAAAGTTCTTACTTGATCGTGAAGAAGATCAAGGTTTAGAACATTTAATAAATTTACTCGAAGTTTCAGCTGATTCAGTAGAGCATTATCTCACATTAGCCATCATGTTTAGACGCAGAGGTGAGTTTGACCGTGCAATCAAAATTCATGAGTTACTACTTGAACAAGCAAATTTAAATCCAAAAGTCACAACTTCTATACTAATTGAGTTAGCACAAGATTATATTATGGCGGGTTTACTTGATTGCGCAGAAAAACATTTATTAGAACTCGTTGTTCGTGCAGAACCAAAAGCCATAGAACTCCTTTTTGACTTATATTTACAAACTAAAGAATGGCAAAAAGGCATCTCGCTTTATGAACAAAATGGCAGTCTATTTACTAAACATAAATTAAAAGTTGCTGTTGCAAATTTTTATTGTGAACAATCAATAATAATCGAAAAACCTAAATTGATGCGTAAAGTGCTCGGTTTAGAAAGCGGTGTAATAAGGCCATTATATGAACTTGGCAAAGCAGCATTTAATCGCGAAGATTATGTGAAAGCAATTTCTTATTGGCGTGATTTGCTTATTCAATCACCAAACTATGTGCCTCTATTTATCGACAATCTAGAATTATGCTATTATCAGTTAGGTTTAAACGACCAATATGAAGCTTTATTAGAGCAAGAGGTGTCGAGAGGCGGTGTTTTAATTAAAATAAAATATTGCCGCATTTTAGTTAAAAACAATCGTTTAGATGAAGCCGTTAAATTTTTAACTAAAAGTTTAAAGAAAGAGCCCAATATTCGAGGTTTTAGTTATTTACTTGAGTTGATCACTTCTCAAAATACTGATATTAAAACTATAATTCACCAGGTAAATGAATTAGTACAATCCTATATCGCTACAAAATCAGAGTTTCAATGTACTCACTGTGGGTTCAATAGCCATACAATTTATTGGTCTTGTCCTTCATGTAAACATTGGGAAACTATCATCCCAAGCCGTGGATTAGATGGTTTTTAA
- the pyrF gene encoding orotidine-5'-phosphate decarboxylase, giving the protein MNQLNDPKVLIALDYACEDDAINFVKQLSPSQCRLKVGKEMFTYFGPQFVKKLIDLGFDVFLDLKFHDIPNTVAKAVTAAAKMGVWMVNVHASGGPQMMAKAKEALVQFGDKAPLLIAVTVLTSMDAQELSRLGVNKTPAEQVSYLAALARESGLDGVVCSAQEAEGLKQQLGEDFKLITPGIRPEGSDAGDQKRIMTPKKAIDSGSDYLVIGRPITQSTDPVNTLAEINQSLAV; this is encoded by the coding sequence ATGAATCAATTAAACGATCCTAAGGTATTAATTGCTTTAGATTACGCTTGCGAAGACGATGCAATTAATTTTGTTAAACAGCTATCTCCGAGCCAGTGTAGATTAAAAGTAGGTAAAGAAATGTTTACTTATTTTGGTCCGCAATTTGTAAAAAAACTAATTGATTTAGGCTTTGATGTTTTCTTAGATTTAAAATTTCATGATATCCCAAATACAGTAGCAAAAGCGGTAACAGCAGCAGCTAAAATGGGCGTATGGATGGTAAATGTTCATGCCAGTGGTGGTCCACAAATGATGGCTAAAGCAAAAGAAGCTTTAGTACAATTTGGTGATAAAGCACCTTTACTAATTGCTGTGACTGTATTGACCAGTATGGATGCACAAGAGTTGTCACGTCTAGGTGTAAACAAAACACCTGCAGAGCAGGTATCATATTTAGCAGCATTGGCTAGAGAATCAGGATTAGATGGTGTTGTTTGTTCTGCGCAGGAAGCTGAAGGTTTAAAGCAACAACTTGGTGAAGATTTCAAATTAATAACACCAGGTATTCGCCCTGAGGGAAGTGATGCAGGAGATCAAAAACGTATCATGACGCCTAAAAAAGCAATTGACAGTGGCAGTGATTATTTAGTAATAGGCAGACCAATTACGCAGTCTACGGACCCAGTTAATACTTTAGCTGAAATTAATCAGTCGTTAGCGGTATAG
- a CDS encoding S1 RNA-binding domain-containing protein, whose amino-acid sequence MITLGRFHTLTITERSGEGAYLDGKNLGEVFLPSNELEEQDVADSQISVFVYLDSDGLTTATKKTPNAQLGDFALMRVKEINNIGAFLDWGIDKDLLVPYGEQNPKMEQGMSYLVGVYLDNASERLCASNRYNKFVGKAQANYNFKDKVELIVAGRTDLGYKVIVDKLHWGIVYYDTAFKSLFVGQTMPGYIKKVREDNKLDIVLEPIGMAKVHTLADKIVEELNKNNGFLPLGDKSDPELIKKTFSCSKANFKKAIGGLFKKGIIAIEAKSIKLN is encoded by the coding sequence ATGATCACTTTAGGACGCTTCCATACACTGACGATCACAGAACGCTCGGGCGAAGGCGCTTACTTAGATGGTAAAAATCTAGGTGAAGTATTTTTACCATCTAATGAGCTTGAAGAGCAAGATGTTGCAGATTCACAGATCAGTGTTTTTGTATATTTAGACTCTGATGGTCTTACAACTGCAACAAAAAAAACACCTAATGCACAACTTGGTGACTTTGCTTTAATGCGTGTAAAAGAAATAAATAACATAGGTGCATTTTTAGATTGGGGTATTGATAAAGATTTATTAGTACCTTATGGCGAACAAAACCCTAAAATGGAACAAGGTATGTCATACCTTGTAGGTGTTTACTTAGATAACGCAAGTGAAAGGCTGTGTGCTTCAAACAGGTATAATAAGTTTGTAGGTAAAGCACAAGCAAATTATAACTTTAAAGATAAAGTAGAGTTAATTGTCGCTGGTCGTACAGATCTTGGCTATAAAGTAATTGTAGATAAATTACATTGGGGTATTGTCTATTATGATACCGCTTTTAAATCATTATTTGTTGGCCAAACTATGCCTGGTTATATCAAGAAAGTACGCGAAGATAATAAGTTAGATATCGTATTAGAACCAATCGGCATGGCTAAAGTACATACTTTAGCTGATAAAATTGTTGAAGAACTTAATAAGAATAATGGCTTTTTACCATTAGGCGATAAATCAGATCCTGAACTGATTAAAAAGACGTTTTCTTGTAGTAAAGCTAATTTCAAAAAAGCGATTGGCGGCTTATTCAAAAAAGGCATAATTGCAATTGAAGCAAAAAGTATAAAACTTAATTAA
- a CDS encoding DEAD/DEAH box helicase — protein sequence MQFETLGIDIRLAKQLAHQAITEPTEIQQKSIPVVIAGKDLFAQSKTGSGKTLAFLLPALQRVLKQKPLSKRDPRVLIITPTRELANQVFTQLRMLIAGTNLLATKVLGGDNFNDQIKALRKEPQFIVATPGRLADHLKQKSFYLSGLEMLILDEADRMMDLGFKDEINLINESADHRLRQTLMFSATLEHAELDTLSSNLLTKPKKVIVGSAIEKHEDITQSLFLADHLDHKESLLNHFVSQKSVGQCIIFTATRHDAQRLSEILINKGINSAALSGDMSQNKRLKIMDAFSKEQYQILVTTDVASRGLDLLSVTHVINFDLPKNSEEYVHRIGRTGRAGFKGQAISFVGPKDWDNFIALKKYLQQELTFLTVDGLKGKFKGLKDKTAKKPSFKGKKPVKKSIKKPVKSAKKLVKKPIPAPFDIDGQSPLKRKPRVNKETPIQDIDE from the coding sequence TTGCAATTTGAAACACTAGGTATTGATATACGTTTAGCTAAACAGCTGGCTCATCAAGCAATCACTGAACCAACTGAAATTCAACAAAAATCAATTCCTGTTGTTATTGCAGGCAAAGATTTATTTGCCCAATCAAAAACCGGTTCAGGTAAAACACTTGCGTTTTTATTACCTGCTTTACAGCGCGTACTTAAACAAAAGCCGTTAAGTAAACGTGATCCTCGCGTTTTAATTATTACGCCAACTCGAGAACTTGCTAATCAAGTTTTCACGCAATTGCGCATGCTGATTGCAGGTACTAATTTATTAGCAACAAAAGTACTTGGCGGTGATAACTTTAACGATCAAATTAAAGCGCTTAGAAAAGAGCCTCAATTTATTGTTGCAACTCCAGGACGCCTTGCTGATCACTTAAAACAAAAATCATTTTATTTAAGTGGACTTGAGATGCTTATCCTCGATGAAGCTGATCGTATGATGGATCTTGGTTTTAAAGATGAAATCAATTTAATCAATGAAAGTGCCGATCATAGATTACGTCAAACTTTAATGTTTTCTGCAACGCTTGAACATGCTGAGCTTGATACGCTTTCTAGTAATCTACTAACTAAACCTAAAAAGGTTATAGTTGGTTCTGCTATTGAAAAACATGAAGATATTACACAGAGCTTATTTTTAGCAGATCATTTAGATCATAAAGAATCGCTATTAAATCACTTTGTTTCTCAAAAAAGTGTTGGCCAGTGCATTATATTTACTGCAACACGTCACGATGCACAAAGATTAAGTGAAATCCTGATAAATAAAGGTATTAATTCAGCAGCCCTTTCAGGTGATATGAGTCAAAATAAACGACTTAAAATCATGGATGCTTTTAGTAAAGAACAATATCAGATATTGGTTACTACTGATGTTGCTTCTCGTGGTTTAGATTTATTAAGTGTTACCCATGTTATTAATTTTGACTTACCTAAGAATTCTGAAGAATATGTTCACCGAATAGGCAGAACAGGTCGTGCTGGATTTAAAGGACAAGCAATTTCATTTGTTGGCCCTAAAGACTGGGATAATTTCATAGCGCTTAAAAAATATTTACAACAAGAACTCACATTTTTGACTGTAGACGGTTTAAAAGGCAAATTTAAAGGCCTTAAAGATAAAACAGCTAAAAAGCCAAGTTTCAAAGGTAAAAAACCAGTTAAAAAATCGATTAAAAAGCCAGTTAAGTCAGCTAAAAAGCTTGTTAAAAAACCAATTCCGGCACCATTTGATATAGATGGTCAAAGCCCGCTTAAACGTAAACCAAGAGTCAATAAAGAGACTCCAATACAGGATATTGATGAATGA
- the asnB gene encoding asparagine synthase B, whose product MCSIFGVLDIKTDPKQLRSQAIEMSKLLRHRGPDWSGVYSSDKAILVHERLAIVGVSSGAQPLYNPEKTHFLAVNGEIYNHKQLAKELNTDFEFQTESDCEVILALYKEKGAAFLDDLNGIFAFCLYDEEKDSYLIGRDHIGIIPLYTGTDEHGNFYVASELKALAPICKTIEEFPPGHYLDSNDGELKPYYKRDWQAFDAVKDNASNVIDVKNGLEDAVKRQLMCDVPYGVLLSGGLDSSVISAIVQKFAAKRIEDNDESNAWWPQLHSFSVGLEGSPDLAAAQKVADMIGTVHHPIHFTVQQGIDALREVIYHLETYDVTTIRASTPMYLMSRQIKAMGIKMVLSGEGADELFGGYLYFHKAPNAQEFHEELNRKVSKLHMFDCLRANKSMAAWGVEARVPFLDKEFVDIAMRINPIAKECKDGKIEKHILREAFEGYLPEEVLWRQKEQFSDGVGYNWIDSLKEFVNEQVSDSMLENAQFKFPINTPDSKEAYFYRSIFEEHFPGDAVAKCVPHGKSVACSTPEALAWDEAFMKNADPSGRAAGSHNEAYIQK is encoded by the coding sequence ATGTGTTCTATTTTTGGCGTGCTGGATATAAAAACAGATCCAAAGCAGTTGCGCAGCCAAGCAATTGAGATGTCTAAATTACTAAGACATCGTGGTCCAGATTGGTCAGGGGTTTATTCATCAGATAAAGCTATTTTGGTGCATGAACGTTTAGCTATTGTAGGTGTATCGAGTGGTGCTCAGCCATTATATAATCCTGAAAAAACACATTTTTTAGCTGTAAATGGTGAGATTTATAATCATAAACAACTCGCAAAAGAGCTTAATACAGATTTTGAATTTCAAACAGAGTCAGACTGTGAAGTTATCCTAGCACTGTATAAAGAAAAAGGTGCTGCATTTTTAGATGATTTAAACGGTATTTTTGCTTTTTGTTTATATGATGAAGAAAAAGATTCTTATCTTATTGGACGTGATCACATTGGTATCATTCCACTTTATACTGGTACGGATGAACATGGTAACTTTTATGTTGCTTCTGAGTTAAAAGCGCTTGCTCCTATTTGTAAAACAATTGAAGAATTTCCGCCAGGTCATTACCTAGATAGTAATGATGGTGAACTAAAACCATATTATAAGCGTGATTGGCAAGCTTTTGATGCCGTAAAAGACAATGCTTCAAATGTGATAGATGTTAAAAATGGCCTTGAAGATGCTGTAAAACGTCAACTTATGTGTGATGTACCTTATGGAGTATTATTATCAGGCGGTTTAGACTCCTCTGTTATATCAGCAATAGTACAAAAATTTGCCGCAAAACGAATCGAAGACAATGACGAATCAAATGCTTGGTGGCCACAACTTCATTCATTTTCGGTCGGTCTTGAAGGCTCACCAGATTTAGCCGCTGCGCAAAAAGTTGCGGATATGATTGGCACTGTTCATCACCCTATTCACTTTACAGTTCAACAGGGTATCGATGCGTTACGTGAAGTAATTTATCATTTAGAAACCTATGATGTAACCACTATTCGTGCATCAACCCCTATGTATTTAATGTCTCGTCAAATCAAAGCGATGGGGATAAAAATGGTGTTATCTGGTGAAGGTGCTGATGAACTATTTGGCGGTTATTTATATTTCCATAAAGCACCAAACGCACAAGAATTTCATGAAGAACTAAATCGTAAAGTATCTAAACTACATATGTTTGATTGTTTACGTGCAAATAAGTCTATGGCTGCTTGGGGTGTAGAAGCACGTGTACCCTTCCTTGATAAAGAATTTGTTGATATCGCGATGCGTATTAACCCTATTGCCAAAGAGTGTAAAGACGGCAAGATTGAAAAACATATTTTAAGAGAAGCGTTTGAAGGCTATTTACCAGAAGAAGTATTATGGCGTCAAAAAGAGCAATTCTCTGATGGTGTGGGTTATAACTGGATAGATTCATTAAAAGAATTTGTTAATGAGCAAGTATCAGATTCTATGCTTGAAAATGCGCAGTTTAAATTTCCAATTAATACGCCAGATTCAAAAGAAGCTTATTTTTATCGTAGTATTTTTGAAGAGCACTTCCCTGGTGATGCAGTTGCTAAGTGTGTTCCACATGGAAAATCTGTAGCCTGCTCTACACCAGAGGCACTGGCATGGGATGAAGCATTTATGAAAAATGCAGATCCATCAGGCCGCGCTGCTGGCAGCCACAATGAAGCTTACATACAAAAATAG
- a CDS encoding VCBS repeat-containing protein, translating into MFKINKKIIIYSVALAAVFNTSYLSAASKNTKHTKVDFNEMLIDAPYKLIQPVLVADIIENNAKELIVLGVDENKDKWLITYLYNDKENEYAIANKIPIPKKFYSYDLSDDKSGLLQSLYFMSSNELVKYDATKNQFDTISAINTIFLKDKPEHINRAHFIKDFNQDNIDDVLLSDFSSTHILIGQNDGKFKTQTLPIPAEVNLLSDGATYKQAKLYFEDVNFDSAIDIIQVGEGEMQVYHQSKNSIFNTQSNKVEINKAISGTEWWDKRDETGESLDQSELVYRKLEELRDLNSDGITDMIVRYTQVSGVLDRVNDYEIYLGTNIKGQLSYPEKPNSTIRADGTLTGLEFVDIDNDDKSEVLLAGFDIGMSQIIGALLAGSIDQDVYLFKMNDEDNYQKAQVTKEVDLNFSLSSGQSGSAVVKLADLNGDGLKDLILSDGDDELKIYLGDTSKRLFKRRAQDYDTQLPQDGNLVYINDLNHDGKDDLLIKFSKKDENSTGKNFKVLMSL; encoded by the coding sequence ATGTTCAAAATTAATAAAAAAATAATAATTTACTCAGTTGCACTTGCTGCTGTTTTTAATACATCCTATTTATCTGCTGCTAGCAAAAATACAAAACACACTAAAGTTGATTTTAACGAAATGTTAATTGATGCGCCTTATAAGTTGATCCAACCAGTTTTAGTTGCTGACATAATTGAAAATAATGCAAAAGAACTCATTGTATTGGGCGTTGATGAAAATAAAGATAAATGGCTGATCACATATCTTTATAACGATAAAGAAAATGAATATGCCATCGCTAATAAGATACCGATCCCCAAGAAATTTTATAGTTATGATTTAAGTGATGATAAATCAGGCTTATTACAAAGCTTGTATTTTATGTCTAGTAACGAACTAGTCAAATACGATGCTACAAAAAATCAATTTGATACCATATCAGCTATAAATACGATTTTCTTAAAAGATAAACCAGAACATATTAATAGAGCGCATTTTATTAAAGACTTTAATCAAGATAATATTGATGATGTACTACTGAGTGACTTTTCATCAACGCATATTTTAATTGGGCAAAATGATGGGAAATTTAAGACTCAAACACTGCCTATTCCAGCTGAAGTAAACTTACTTTCTGATGGCGCCACTTATAAACAAGCAAAGCTATATTTCGAAGATGTCAATTTTGATAGTGCGATTGATATAATTCAAGTGGGTGAGGGAGAAATGCAAGTCTACCATCAATCTAAAAATAGCATATTTAATACACAATCAAATAAGGTTGAAATTAATAAAGCCATCAGTGGCACTGAGTGGTGGGATAAAAGAGATGAAACTGGAGAGAGCTTAGATCAAAGTGAACTGGTATATAGAAAACTAGAAGAATTACGAGATTTAAACTCTGATGGTATAACAGATATGATAGTTCGTTACACACAGGTTTCAGGTGTATTAGACCGCGTTAACGATTATGAAATATACTTAGGAACAAATATCAAAGGACAACTCTCCTACCCTGAAAAGCCCAATAGTACGATACGTGCAGATGGAACATTAACCGGTTTAGAATTTGTAGATATAGATAATGATGATAAATCAGAAGTACTGCTTGCAGGATTTGATATTGGCATGTCTCAGATTATTGGAGCGCTTTTAGCGGGAAGCATAGATCAAGATGTTTATTTGTTTAAAATGAACGATGAAGATAATTATCAAAAAGCACAGGTTACTAAAGAAGTAGATCTAAACTTTAGCCTCTCGTCAGGTCAATCTGGCAGTGCGGTAGTTAAACTTGCTGATTTAAACGGTGACGGCTTAAAAGATTTAATATTATCGGATGGCGATGATGAGCTTAAAATTTATTTAGGTGATACCAGTAAACGTTTATTTAAAAGACGCGCTCAAGATTATGATACCCAATTACCACAAGATGGAAACTTAGTTTATATAAATGATTTAAACCACGATGGTAAAGATGATCTACTTATTAAATTCAGTAAAAAGGATGAAAACTCTACTGGTAAAAACTTTAAAGTATTAATGTCTTTATAA